In a single window of the Candidatus Abyssobacteria bacterium SURF_5 genome:
- a CDS encoding ATP-binding protein, with protein sequence MNKLPWKPWHKVVKLRDDLKSGKLTLNMFAADLYEVSMQRGKQPVYENPESFFALTYPTYNLRQLVRDVVHRLDAKNDKAVRQLELTYGGGKTHTLITLRHLVHDPDSLPNLPAVQEFAQEFGQKPPKCRIASLCFDKLDVEKGMAVLDPSGNKRTLQQPWSVLAYQIAGDAGLKLLHAKGKAEERDTAPAENLLSELIEIPTKENLGMLILIDEVLMYACEKVAQDGVWRTMLINFFQYLTQAATKVDRCCIVASLLATDPAKSDSFGRQLLGDLYDIFRRQREEAVEPVVKEDVAEVLCRRFFTPESVKDRGAFRQHVVAALKGIQAVDEQTRKQGAEAEDRFLKSYPFHPDLTDVFYGKWTTMNRFQRTRGVLRTFALALREAEKWDTNPLIGPAIFLTAPDREGLSEATRELVTVADTEESEGKKQAWTGILDGEFYRARQIQDESGALKNREIEQAVVTTFLHSQPPGNSAKTRDLLVLLSSARPDKIELEKGLSRWAQVSHWLDDSHTGVADGQLPTTWKMGNRPNLTQMHTVAARNISEDDVRAQLLDEISKVKPLKDGASAAGALVHVLPLKPKDIADDGAFHYAILNPSAASDSGKPSAEAVRFLDETTGPDKPRVYRNAVILLVPSREGVDLAMMRVRDKLAWEIVREEIKKQQKDGNIDPARAHTLQIYIDKARGRVPEAIRQAYCIVVTVSEKNDAQAFKITVSEDFHFSIIKNDKRSRIQDTPITAEAILPTGPYNLWRQGETSRRVKDLSGAFAQLPHLPKMLKTAAILETLAAGCEQGTFVLRLTRPDHSFRTWWMSRPDENALNDPALELVLPEAAELADLPPGLLAPGKLPELWKNDEITLKQALDYFNGQNVVQVDRGDYQEPLQIPKAETKIVSDAVAAAVEKGDIWLISGPASLLAETIPAGVLQEKSILCRPPDSVLPAEILPGILPDAWKNDKTTAFSIATSLSMQRGKTLPWKTVKDAISAALQARFIETDEKSGDWPCDFSAAKSAKFKVISDGGSAERPKGGYSPGTNKLFASAELEPSQIQDLGDIIHEILEIKAKNNFEIKFNVQIEIGDGKQKPPPEVAEELNKLLKNVKDDFQLQ encoded by the coding sequence ATGAACAAGTTGCCTTGGAAGCCGTGGCACAAGGTTGTGAAACTGCGAGACGATTTGAAGAGCGGAAAGCTGACGCTGAACATGTTTGCCGCGGACCTCTATGAAGTTTCAATGCAGCGCGGGAAGCAGCCTGTCTATGAGAATCCAGAGTCCTTCTTCGCGCTCACGTATCCCACATATAACCTTCGACAGTTGGTCCGTGACGTCGTGCATCGGCTTGACGCCAAAAATGATAAGGCTGTTCGGCAGTTGGAACTGACCTATGGGGGCGGCAAAACCCACACGCTGATCACGCTTCGTCATCTTGTGCACGATCCCGATTCATTGCCTAATCTTCCAGCGGTTCAGGAATTCGCTCAGGAATTCGGACAGAAGCCGCCGAAATGCCGCATAGCCAGCCTCTGTTTCGATAAGCTCGATGTCGAGAAAGGGATGGCCGTTCTCGATCCCTCAGGAAACAAGCGGACGCTGCAACAGCCGTGGAGCGTGCTGGCGTACCAGATTGCCGGCGATGCCGGACTCAAACTTCTGCACGCAAAGGGAAAGGCCGAAGAGCGCGACACTGCCCCTGCGGAAAATCTTCTTTCAGAACTGATCGAGATTCCCACGAAAGAAAACCTCGGCATGCTCATTTTGATTGACGAGGTGCTGATGTATGCCTGTGAGAAAGTTGCGCAAGACGGCGTATGGCGGACAATGCTGATTAATTTCTTTCAATACCTCACGCAGGCTGCGACTAAAGTCGATCGCTGCTGTATCGTTGCCTCTTTGCTGGCGACGGACCCCGCAAAAAGCGATAGTTTCGGCCGTCAGTTACTCGGAGACCTTTACGACATTTTCCGGCGCCAGCGAGAAGAAGCCGTCGAACCGGTGGTAAAGGAAGACGTAGCGGAAGTACTCTGTCGCAGATTCTTTACTCCCGAATCCGTAAAAGACCGTGGAGCATTTCGGCAACATGTTGTGGCGGCGCTGAAAGGGATTCAGGCGGTCGATGAACAAACGAGAAAGCAAGGCGCCGAAGCGGAAGATCGCTTCCTCAAAAGCTATCCATTCCATCCCGATCTTACTGATGTCTTCTATGGCAAATGGACGACCATGAATCGCTTTCAGAGAACTCGAGGGGTGCTAAGGACCTTCGCGCTTGCTCTTCGTGAAGCCGAAAAATGGGACACGAATCCTCTCATTGGGCCTGCCATTTTCCTCACGGCGCCGGATCGGGAAGGTTTATCGGAAGCCACCAGAGAGCTTGTTACGGTGGCCGATACCGAAGAGTCGGAAGGAAAGAAACAGGCCTGGACAGGCATTCTTGATGGAGAATTCTACAGAGCGCGGCAGATACAGGATGAATCAGGCGCTCTCAAAAACCGTGAAATCGAGCAAGCCGTCGTGACCACTTTCCTGCATTCTCAACCGCCTGGAAATTCCGCAAAGACCAGAGACCTGCTTGTGCTTTTGAGTTCTGCTCGTCCCGATAAAATCGAACTTGAGAAGGGACTCTCCAGGTGGGCTCAGGTCAGCCACTGGCTTGACGATTCGCATACGGGGGTGGCGGATGGTCAGTTGCCGACTACCTGGAAGATGGGAAACCGGCCAAACCTCACACAGATGCACACGGTTGCCGCCAGAAATATATCCGAAGACGACGTAAGGGCTCAACTGCTCGATGAGATAAGTAAGGTCAAACCTTTAAAGGATGGCGCATCGGCAGCCGGAGCGCTCGTGCACGTCCTCCCTCTGAAACCTAAAGATATAGCTGATGATGGGGCGTTTCATTATGCGATCCTTAATCCTTCAGCCGCTTCGGATTCCGGAAAACCCAGTGCGGAGGCGGTGAGATTTCTGGATGAGACAACGGGGCCGGACAAGCCTCGTGTTTACCGGAACGCCGTCATATTGCTGGTTCCCTCACGTGAAGGTGTAGATTTGGCGATGATGCGAGTCCGGGACAAGCTCGCATGGGAAATTGTGAGGGAGGAAATAAAGAAACAGCAAAAGGATGGCAACATCGATCCCGCCCGGGCGCATACATTGCAGATATATATAGACAAGGCAAGAGGCCGAGTGCCTGAGGCTATCAGGCAGGCGTACTGCATAGTGGTCACGGTGTCGGAGAAAAATGACGCACAGGCTTTCAAAATTACTGTTTCCGAAGATTTTCATTTCAGCATCATCAAGAACGATAAACGCTCAAGGATACAGGATACGCCGATAACCGCGGAAGCGATTCTGCCCACCGGTCCGTATAATCTTTGGCGTCAAGGCGAGACATCGCGCAGAGTGAAGGATTTATCAGGAGCGTTTGCCCAACTGCCGCATCTTCCGAAAATGCTGAAAACGGCCGCGATTCTCGAAACATTGGCGGCAGGATGCGAGCAGGGAACCTTCGTGCTCAGACTGACAAGGCCTGATCATTCATTCCGTACCTGGTGGATGTCACGACCCGATGAAAACGCCCTGAATGATCCGGCGCTTGAGCTTGTTCTTCCCGAGGCCGCGGAACTTGCCGATCTCCCTCCTGGCTTGCTGGCTCCGGGCAAGCTGCCGGAACTTTGGAAAAACGATGAAATCACGCTGAAGCAAGCCTTGGATTACTTCAACGGGCAGAACGTGGTACAGGTTGATAGAGGAGACTATCAGGAACCTCTTCAGATACCAAAAGCTGAGACTAAAATAGTGAGTGATGCGGTCGCTGCGGCTGTCGAAAAAGGAGACATCTGGTTGATTTCCGGACCGGCCAGCCTGCTTGCCGAAACAATTCCGGCAGGCGTGCTGCAGGAAAAGTCGATCCTCTGCAGGCCTCCAGACTCTGTGCTTCCCGCGGAAATCCTGCCCGGAATTCTGCCGGATGCCTGGAAGAACGATAAAACGACGGCTTTTTCCATTGCTACCTCTTTATCCATGCAGAGAGGAAAGACGCTTCCTTGGAAAACTGTGAAAGACGCCATCTCGGCTGCCCTACAAGCCCGTTTTATAGAGACTGACGAAAAGTCCGGCGATTGGCCGTGCGATTTTTCCGCCGCCAAATCTGCTAAGTTCAAGGTCATCTCCGACGGTGGAAGCGCCGAACGACCAAAGGGAGGATATTCACCGGGCACAAACAAACTATTCGCTTCAGCAGAATTGGAGCCCTCCCAAATTCAGGATCTGGGCGATATCATCCATGAAATCCTTGAAATCAAAGCCAAGAATAATTTTGAAATTAAATTCAACGTGCAAATCGAAATCGGTGACGGCAAACAAAAACCACCTCCAGAAGTAGCCGAAGAACTCAACAAGCTGCTCAAGAATGTAAAAGATGATTTTCAATTGCAGTAA
- a CDS encoding addiction module toxin, HicA family, whose protein sequence is MPKQPRLTPQEAETLLLKAGFQLIRSRGSHRIYMKDGKRIIIPFHAGKILHPKISKRIFDVIEQAAK, encoded by the coding sequence TTGCCTAAACAGCCGCGTCTGACTCCCCAAGAAGCGGAAACCCTCCTCCTCAAAGCTGGATTCCAGTTAATCCGGAGTCGCGGCAGTCACAGAATCTACATGAAGGACGGAAAAAGGATCATCATTCCCTTTCATGCGGGAAAGATTTTGCATCCGAAAATCAGCAAACGCATTTTCGACGTGATAGAGCAAGCCGCCAAATAA
- a CDS encoding type II toxin-antitoxin system HicB family antitoxin — translation MPYKVSVVVEKDEQGLFAYCPELEGCHSQGESLEEVLDNIREAIELYLETLSEDERTERLSREILTTAIEVKVA, via the coding sequence ATGCCATATAAAGTGAGTGTCGTGGTCGAGAAAGACGAACAGGGTCTTTTTGCATACTGTCCCGAGCTTGAGGGATGCCATTCACAGGGAGAATCACTAGAGGAAGTTCTCGACAACATAAGAGAAGCCATCGAGCTTTATCTGGAAACATTATCGGAAGACGAACGCACCGAGCGCCTTAGCCGGGAAATTCTCACCACCGCCATCGAGGTAAAGGTTGCCTAA